A single region of the Gossypium arboreum isolate Shixiya-1 chromosome 12, ASM2569848v2, whole genome shotgun sequence genome encodes:
- the LOC108479322 gene encoding pentatricopeptide repeat-containing protein At4g19440, chloroplastic, with the protein MIPFPYSVSPLSFANLYPQTLLAMDVRRLAAVIKPIYIYTPITRPLTCVTSSSPIPSPAAPQIDPQRQPSSPPPVNQSLLDALSSILSKPSLDSSKSKQLLPLLSPADFDRFFIALSPRADPKTTLNFFHLASRSFNFRFTLRSYCILILLLLLSNNSSAARLLLIRLIDGKLPLFSPNSPPSVNHIQIAIALADLNTSFKGVAGVDLLLHIYCTQFKNVGFTYATDVFFTLADKGIFPSTKTCNFFLNSLLKANEVQKTYQVFETLSRFVSLDVYLCTTMINGFCKGGRIQDAMALFSRMENLGISPNVVTYNNIIHGLCKSGRLDEAFQIKQNMIKQGVDPSLITYSVLINGLIKLDKFEEANSVLKEMSDKGFAPNEFVYNTLIAGYCKMENIDEALRIKHQMLSNGMKPNSVTFNLLMQGFCRVGQMEHAEHLLGEMLSRGLFINIGTFSSVIRWLCLQSRFDSALHLTKEMLLRNLRPNDGLMTMLVGGLCKERKHYEAIELWYKLFEKGFPANIVTSNALIHGLCEAGKVQEVIRLLKEMLQRGLIFDRVSYNTLILGCCKEGKVEEAFRLKEEMFKRGIQPDIYTYNLLILGISNMGKMEDAVKVWDESKCHGLISNVYTYAILIDGYCNVDQIEEGQNLLDEVATTKLGLNAVIYNTLIGAYCKKGNMKMAFQLRDDMKSKGILPTIGTYSSLIHGMCNISLPDDARRLLVEMRGLGLLPNVVCYTALIGGYSKLGQMDTVASLLQEMSSYDIQPNKITYTIMINGYCKLGKMKEAAKLLTEMIKRGIAPDAVTYNAFMNGICKEGRVDDAFRVCDNMNSEGLALDDITYTTLIHECP; encoded by the coding sequence ATGATCCCATTTCCATATTCAGTTTCACCATTATCATTCGCCAATCTTTATCCCCAAACATTGTTAGCAATGGATGTGAGGAGACTGGCGGCTGTCATTAAACCCATCTATATCTACACCCCAATCACACGCCCCTTGACCTGCGTGACTTCCTCGTCTCCTATTCCTTCTCCAGCTGCCCCACAAATCGATCCTCAACGGCAGCCTTCTTCTCCGCCTCCCGTGAACCAGAGTTTGCTCGATGCTCTATCTTCTATTCTCTCTAAGCCTTCCCTTGATTCTTCCAAATCCAAACAGCTCCTTCCTCTTTTGTCCCCTGCCGATTTTGATCGATTTTTCATCGCTCTTTCGCCTCGTGCCGATCCCAAAACCACTCTTAACTTTTTTCACCTTGCTTCCCGTTCTTTTAACTTCCGTTTTACGCTTCGATCCTACTGTATTTTGATTCTTTTGCTTCTTCTTTCAAATAATTCTTCCGCTGCTAGGTTGCTTTTGATTCGTTTGATTGATGGGAAGCTGCCACTTTTCTCTCCTAACAGTCCTCCTAGCGTTAATCACATTCAGATTGCTATTGCATTGGCGGATTTGAATACCTCTTTTAAGGGGGTTGCGGGGGTTGATTTGTTGCTGCATATCTATTGCACCCAGTTCAAGAATGTGGGTTTTACTTACGCTACTGATGTCTTTTTCACACTGGCCGACAAGGGTATATTTCCTTCTACCAAGACTTGCAATTTTTTCTTGAATTCTTTACTTAAGGCTAATGAAGTGCAAAAGACGTACCAAGTATTTGAAACTTTGTCTCGTTTTGTCTCCCTTGATGTCTACTTGTGTACTACAATGATTAATGGATTTTGCAAGGGTGGGAGAATTCAGGACGCCATGGCTCTGTTCTCTAGAATGGAAAACTTGGGTATCTCTCCAAATGTAGTTActtataataatattatccaCGGATTATGCAAGAGTGGCAGACTGGATGAGGCATTTCAGATTAAGCAAAACATGATAAAACAGGGTGTTGACCCCAGCCTCATTACATATAGTGTTCTTATCAATGGTTtgattaaattggataaatttgaGGAAGCCAATTCAGTTTTGAAGGAAATGTCTGATAAGGGCTTTGCCCCAAATGAGTTTGTATATAATACATTAATTGCTGGCTACTGCAAAATGGAAAATATTGATGAGGCACTTAGGATAAAGCATCAAATGTTATCCAATGGGATGAAGCCCAACTCTGTCACATTCAATTTGCTTATGCAGGGATTTTGCAGGGTTGGCCAAATGGAGCATGCTGAGCATCTTTTAGGGGAAATGTTATCTAGAGGGTTATTTATAAACATTGGCACCTTTAGTTCTGTAATTCGATGGTTATGCTTGCAGTCTAGGTTTGATTCTGCTCTACATCTTACGAAAGAAATGTTGTTGAGAAATTTAAGGCCCAATGATGGGTTGATGACAATGTTGGTTGGTGGACTTTGCAAGGAACGAAAGCATTATGAAGCCATTGAGCTTTGGTATAAGCTATTCGAAAAAGGATTTCCTGCTAACATTGTAACGTCCAATGCTTTAATTCATGGTTTATGTGAAGCAGGTAAGGTACAAGAGGTTATTAGGCTTCTAAAGGAGATGTTGCAGAGGGGTTTGATATTTGATAGGGTCTCATACAATACACTCATTTTGGGATGTTGCAAAGAGGGGAAAGTGGAAGAAGCTTTTAGATTAAAGGAAGAAATGTTTAAGCGTGGAATTCAGCCTGATATTTACACTTACAATTTGCTTATACTCGGCATTTCGAATATGGGGAAAATGGAAGATGCTGTCAAGGTTTGGGATGAAAGCAAATGCCATGGTCTGATTTCCAATGTTTATACGTATGCCATCTTGATAGATGGATACTGTAATGTTGATCAAATTGAAGAGGGTCAAAACTTGTTGGATGAAGTGGCTACTACCAAACTGGGGCTCAACGCTGTTATTTACAACACTCTGATTGGAGCTTATTGTAAAAAAGGGAATATGAAGATGGCCTTTCAACTTCGTGATGACATGAAAAGCAAGGGCATCCTACCAACTATTGGCACATATTCTTCTCTAATACATGGAATGTGCAACATAAGTCTTCCTGACGATGCAAGGCGACTTCTTGTGGAAATGAGAGGTCTGGGCTTGTTGCCAAATGTTGTCTGTTATACAGCACTAATTGGAGGTTATTCTAAGTTAGGCCAGATGGATACAGTTGCGAGTCTTTTACAAGAAATGTCTTCGTATGATATACAACCAAATAAAATTACCTATACCATTATGATCAATGGATACTGCAAATTGGGTAAAATGAAAGAGGCAGCAAAACTTCTCACAGAGATGATTAAACGTGGAATTGCCCCTGATGCCGTTACTTATAATGCCTTCATGAACGGGATATGTAAAGAAGGGAGGGTGGATGATGCTTTTAGAGTATGTGATAATATGAATAGTGAAGGACTGGCATTAGATGATATTACCTATACGACTTTGATCCATGAGTGTCCCTGA
- the LOC108477501 gene encoding coniferyl alcohol acyltransferase produces the protein MEENPKERKMSVILRKKCIVKAMNEYLSPERHHKLTLSNLDLLSGRFPVTYLYLYYHSRSDRGSINISNNVFESLKTSLAKTLSYYYPFAGRIVEDPQTSQTLIICDNNGALLVEAVANIPLIHLDFYNLNQTLEQILVSCLNPDEFPFPVQVQVTCYTCGGVSITFTFDHALGDATAFGNFLSSWSQLARDMPLSCIPDLDLGRSLPPRLPPTYHPYFNHVFVKCTLEDIRNIPKTGILLKRLYFVDASSINHLQTLASADGNKRTKIEAFSAYVWKIMATSIDKSHANCKMGWLVDGRGRLSHSSMSNYIGNVLSVAIEEASIVEIKQGSISAIANNVHRAISKVTNEAHFQDLIDWIECHKPGLMLPRFVLGREGPALVISSGRRFPVAELDFGFGSPMLGTVSSTIKNSGVGYMNQRPSATGDGSWVISAILWPQLAAALESDSVLQPLCASHLQKS, from the coding sequence ATGGAGGAGAatccaaaagaaagaaaaatgtcaGTAATACTGAGGAAAAAGTGCATTGTTAAAGCTATGAATGAATATCTCTCACCAGAGCGTCACCATAAGCTTACACTTTCAAACCTTGATCTTCTGTCTGGCCGCTTCCCAGTGACATACTTGTACTTATATTATCACAGCAGATCCGACAGAGGTTCGATCAATATTAGTAACAATGTGTTTGAGTCACTCAAGACTTCACTCGCCAAAACTCTGAGTTACTACTATCCTTTTGCTGGTCGAATAGTAGAAGACCCGCAAACAAGCCAGACTCTTATCATATGTGACAACAACGGTGCCCTGCTAGTGGAGGCAGTGGCCAATATCCCTTTGATCCACCTGGATTTCTACAATTTAAACCAGACCCTTGAACAGATACTGGTCTCGTGCCTGAACCCCGACGAGTTTCCTTTTCCTGTGCAGGTTCAAGTAACATGTTACACTTGTGGAGGGGTGTCCATTACTTTTACCTTCGACCATGCTCTAGGTGATGCCACTGCTTTTGGCAACTTTCTCTCCTCGTGGTCCCAACTAGCTCGTGACATGCCTCTCTCTTGCATACCGGATCTTGATCTCGGGAGAAGCCTTCCACCGCGCCTCCCTCCTACGTATCACCCTTATTTCAATCATGTTTTTGTCAAGTGCACGCTTGAAGATATTAGAAACATACCTAAAACCGGCATCTTGCTCAAGCGCCTTTACTTTGTTGACGCTTCCAGCATTAATCACCTGCAAACTCTTGCATCTGCCGACGGTAACAAGAGAACGAAAATCGAGGCATTCTCTGCCTATGTTTGGAAGATTATGGCAACAAGCATTGATAAAAGCCACGCTAACTGCAAGATGGGTTGGTTAGTTGACGGACGTGGTAGACTAAGTCATAGCTCCATGTCAAATTACATTGGTAACGTATTATCCGTGGCTATTGAAGAGGCAAGCATTGTAGAGATAAAGCAGGGCTCCATATCGGCAATTGCCAACAATGTTCACAGGGCTATATCCAAGGTAACTAATGAAGCTCATTTCCAGGATTTGATTGATTGGATTGAGTGCCACAAACCTGGATTGATGCTCCCAAGATTTGTCCTAGGTCGGGAAGGGCCTGCCCTTGTTATTTCATCCGGACGGAGATTTCCGGTTGCTGAATTGGACTTCGGGTTTGGTAGTCCCATGCTCGGAACAGTCTCCTCCACCATTAAAAACAGTGGAGTTGGTTACATGAACCAGAGGCCAAGTGCTACGGGTGATGGCTCATGGGTCATTTCCGCTATCTTATGGCCACAACTGGCTGCAGCATTGGAGTCTGATTCAGTTTTACAGCCACTGTGTGCCTCACATCTtcaaaaatcataa
- the LOC108479324 gene encoding carbon catabolite repressor protein 4 homolog 4, whose product MVIIGRTTTLALVIPSLPLLSTISCSPRLSVSSKLRMSTSASTNTGGSGKSAPVIREFVSVEGGGGNARDKADAIRFRLVSYNILAQVYVKSSLFPHSPSPCLRWKARSQAILTLLKDLGADFYSLQEVDEFDSFYKTSMEDLGYSSIYVQRSGQKRDGCGIFYNKNCAELLLEETIEYNDLVPLVHDEAYLSSDKQNAPLTNRNNGDSSKQDLSEKFSNLSVKSSPENHGDPSDPRVRLKRDCVGIMTAFKLKHPFHHVIILANTHLYWDPEWADVKLAQAKYLLARLAQFKTLVRERFECTPSLILTGDFNSTPGDKVYQYLISGNSTSLDRCLEELLLPLCSVYASTRGEPSFTNCTPDFTDTLDYIFFSPSDCLKPVSILQLPELESPDVAGALPNYSHPSDHLPIGAEFEITKD is encoded by the exons ATGGTGATCATCGGGAGGACCACAACTCTAGCTTTAGTCATCCCTAGCCTACCCCTTCTTTCTACCATATCCTGCAGTCCTCGTCTCAG TGTTAGTAGCAAGTTGAGAATGAGTACGAGCGCAAGCACTAACACGGGAGGAAGCGGCAAGTCAGCACCTGTAATTCGGGAATTTGTTAGTGTAGAAGGCGGCGGTGGCAATGCCAGAGACAAAGCTGATGCTATCAGATTCCGTCTTGTATCATACAACATTTTAGCTCAG GTATACGTCAAGAGCTCTCTGTTTCCACATTCTCCGTCTCCCTGTCTTCG ATGGAAGGCTCGCTCACAGGCAATTTTAACTCTTCTTAAAGACCTTGGAGCAGACTTCTACTCCCTTCAG GAAGTagatgagtttgattccttttaCAAAACAAGTATGGAGGACCTTGGGTATTCCAGTATATATGTTCAGAGAAGTGGACAGAAGCGTGATGGATGTggaatattttataataaaaactg TGCAGAATTGCTTTTAGAGGAAACAATAGAATACAATGATCTTGTACCCTTGGTACATGATGAAGCCTACTTATCTTCAGACAAGCAGAATGCACCACTGACCAACAGAAATAATGGGGATAGTTCAAAGCAAG ATTTGTCAGAAAAGTTCTCAAATTTGTCAGTAAAAAGTAGTCCAGAGAATCATGGAGATCCCAGTGATCCACGTGTAAGATTAAAGAGAGATTGTGTAGGAATTATGACTGCCTTTAAACTCAAGCATCCTTTTCATCATGTTATTATTTTAGCAAACACCCATCTTTATTG gGATCCAGAATGGGCTGATGTTAAGCTTGCCCAAGCCAAGTATCTTTTGGCACGCTTAGCTCAGTTTAAAACACTTGTAAGAGAGAGATTTGAATGTACTCCTTCGTTAATTTTGACTGGTGACTTCAATTCAACCCCTGGAGACAAG GTTTATCAGTATCTTATTTCTGGTAACTCTACATCATTGGATAGATGTTTGGAAGAACTTCTGCTTCCCTTGTGCAGCGTTTATGCTTCGACAAGAGGAGAACCATCATTTACGAACTGCACCCCTGATTTTACTGATACACTTGACTATATTTTCTTTTCCCCATCTGACTGCCTAAAGCCTGTCAGCATTCTCCAACTTCCAGAGTTGGAGTCACCTGATGTTGCTGGTGCATTGCCAAACTATAGCCACCCAAGTGATCATTTGCCAATAGGTGCTGAATTTGAAATTACCAAAGACTAA